In Chelonia mydas isolate rCheMyd1 chromosome 20, rCheMyd1.pri.v2, whole genome shotgun sequence, a single genomic region encodes these proteins:
- the ACP5 gene encoding tartrate-resistant acid phosphatase type 5 has protein sequence MAGYLCLSALLLVALPTPYASPLSAGSSLRFIALGDWGGVSNPPFHTVREVATAKEMGRTVAALGADFILSLGDNFYYNGVRDVNDKRFQDTFEAVFKAQSLRKVPWYVVAGNHDHSGNVSAQIAYTKVSKRWNFPNYYYSLKFKVPKSNATVALLMIDTVTLCGNSDDFQAQQPQQPQDVGLARSQLAWLRKQMAASQDDYLLVAGHYPVWSVAEHGPTHCLVKHLQPLLLKYKATAYLCGHDHNLQYLQDKAGVGYVLSGAGNFMENSRKHYHKVPEGYLRFFYAEPASLGGFAYVEIDSKEMSVTYIEASGKSLYKTSLPRRSRL, from the exons ATGGCGGGTTACCTGTGTCTCTCTGCGCTCCTCCTGGTGGCTCTGCCGACCCCCTACGCCAGCCCGCTCTCCGCCGGCTCCTCCCTGCGCTTCATCGCCCTGGGGGACTGGGGCGGGGTGTCCAATCCCCCCTTTCACACGGTGCGCGAGGTGGCCACAGCCAAGGAGATGGGCCGTACGGTGGCAGCGCTGGGCGCGGACTTCATCTTGTCCCTCGGCGACAACTTCTACTACAATGGGGTGCGGGACGTCAACGACAAGAGGTTCCAG GACACCTTTGAGGCTGTGTTCAAGGCGCAGTCGCTGCGCAAGGTGCCGTGGTATGTGGTGGCCGGGAACCACGACCACTCAGGGAACGTCTCGGCTCAGATCGCCTACACCAAGGTCTCCAAGCGCTG GAACTTCCCCAACTATTACTACAGCCTGAAGTTCAAGGTCCCCAAGAGCAACGCCACGGTGGCTCTCCTCATGATCGACACTGTCACCCTGTGTGGGAACTCGGACGACTTCCAggcccagcagccccagcagccccaggACGTGGGGCTGGCCCGCAGCCAGCTGGCCTGGCTCCGCAAGCAGATGGCTGCCTCCCAAGACGACTACCTGCTGGTGGCTGGCCACTACCCGGTGTGGTCGGTGGCCGAGCACGGGCCCACCCACTGCCTGGTGAAGCACCTGCAGCCGCTGCTGCTCAAGTACAAGGCCACTGCCTACCTGTGCGGCCACGATCACAACCTGCAG TACCTGCAGGACAAGGCTGGCGTGGGCTACgtgctgagcggggccggcaacTTCATGGAGAACTCACGGAAGCACTACCACAAGGTGCCCGAGGGCTACCTGCGCTTCTTCTACGCCGAGCCGGCGTCCCTGGGCGGCTTCGCCTACGTGGAGATCGACAGCAAGGAGATGAGTGTCACCTACATTGAGGCCAGCGGCAAGTCCCTCTACAAGACCTCCCTCCCCCGGAGGAGCCGCCTCTGA